From a region of the Nitrospira sp. genome:
- a CDS encoding response regulator, giving the protein MKRSGRKRGPYQRRIAVAPPGVFPMVDLFEGLPLACIVLNADLTIQTANREGLRLLGPRSTSRIAKSFPALWSRLTRSDAATITSQLTGALKGRPASATQQLFLRGRIAPVPVEWTCAPAMHDGMSVLVVSLRDLSYEVELEHDRDRLAAIAEESPSPIIELDRHASLSYANPAMISLLSRFGYSPEGFPNVVPGRLPDIVQRCLTTRHILHGEEVVLPGASFVWTFCPVPIFGVVRGYATDMTSVRETQQALQLSAEELRHSNQRLDRALDEAKESARVKTAFLATVSHELRTPMNGVIGMTSLLMETNLTPEQQSYAETIRLCGEALLELINDVLECSKIEAGKLELECLDFNLRTTVEQVLAQFAERAETKGLELTGLVHAAVPTGLKGDPGRLRQILTNLVANAVKFTDKGEVTLQAYLEEDLTDAAVIRFEVTDSGIGISPDTQAKLFRPFVQADSSTTRKYGGTGLGLSISKQLVELMGGQIGVRSVAGQGSTFWCTARLSKQAGSPHAILPTGDLAGKRVLIVDDNESNRLILHHLVSGWGMIDDLAEDAEAGLQRITQSTQRGEPYDLAILDVVMPGKDGLQLARELQYHPEGSGIRLVVMTSILQRGHAEQARQAGAMGYLPKPVRHDELRDCLKTVLGIPESQEQRDTQTLAVVPQLITRHTVAENVQHRRVLVVEDNLVNQKLAVRMVEKLGYQPDVVDNGQEALVALAKGDYAAILMDCQMPILDGFETTRSIREREQSVKAPHTLDEGVARSTATPYAIPHIPIIAVTANAMQGDRERCLAAGMDDYLSKPIKLNELRAALSRWIPTSSDMSVCLSEEPRSPTNDPVRGIFDPAKMYQNIGRDNELFAQLVCLFLDRHQTMLADIRTALTNADSTAVERAAHSFKGTAGNLCASEVGLTAGRLEAVGRLNTLHDAPPVYAQLELEVARLVRVLESYRQGYQPLPRAAA; this is encoded by the coding sequence ATGAAACGGTCTGGACGGAAGCGAGGACCATATCAACGTCGAATCGCAGTCGCTCCGCCGGGTGTGTTCCCCATGGTGGATCTATTCGAAGGACTGCCTCTCGCCTGCATCGTCCTCAACGCCGATCTCACGATTCAGACCGCCAACCGAGAGGGGCTTCGGTTGCTCGGGCCACGGTCAACTTCCCGCATCGCGAAATCATTTCCGGCTCTGTGGTCCAGGCTCACCCGATCCGATGCCGCGACGATTACGTCACAGCTGACCGGAGCGCTCAAAGGCCGTCCCGCCTCGGCGACACAACAACTCTTTTTGAGAGGGAGGATCGCCCCTGTTCCGGTGGAGTGGACTTGCGCCCCGGCCATGCACGACGGGATGAGTGTTCTGGTTGTCAGTCTGCGAGACCTGTCGTATGAAGTGGAACTGGAACACGACCGTGATCGCTTGGCCGCCATTGCCGAGGAAAGCCCCTCTCCGATCATCGAGCTGGATCGGCACGCGAGCTTGTCGTATGCCAACCCGGCGATGATCTCGTTGCTCTCCCGATTCGGATACAGTCCCGAAGGGTTTCCCAATGTGGTGCCCGGTCGGCTTCCAGACATCGTGCAGCGCTGTCTCACGACTCGGCACATCCTGCACGGCGAAGAAGTCGTCCTCCCGGGTGCCAGCTTTGTATGGACCTTTTGTCCGGTTCCAATCTTTGGAGTCGTTCGAGGCTACGCCACCGACATGACGAGCGTCCGTGAGACACAGCAGGCGCTCCAACTGTCGGCCGAGGAGCTTCGCCATAGCAACCAACGCCTCGACCGGGCTCTCGATGAGGCAAAAGAATCCGCACGGGTCAAAACGGCGTTCCTCGCAACGGTCAGCCACGAACTGCGAACCCCCATGAACGGCGTCATCGGAATGACGAGTCTGTTGATGGAAACAAACTTGACGCCTGAACAGCAATCCTACGCGGAAACCATCCGGCTGTGCGGTGAGGCGCTGCTTGAGTTGATCAACGATGTGCTGGAATGCAGCAAGATCGAGGCGGGTAAGCTGGAGTTGGAGTGCCTCGATTTCAACTTGCGGACGACGGTCGAGCAAGTATTGGCGCAATTTGCCGAACGGGCCGAGACGAAAGGGCTGGAACTGACCGGACTCGTGCACGCGGCGGTTCCGACCGGGCTCAAAGGCGACCCAGGACGGCTGCGCCAGATACTGACCAACCTTGTGGCCAACGCCGTGAAGTTTACCGACAAAGGCGAAGTGACCCTGCAGGCTTACCTCGAGGAAGACCTCACCGATGCTGCCGTCATCCGTTTTGAAGTCACGGATAGCGGTATCGGCATCAGTCCGGATACACAAGCCAAGCTGTTCCGCCCATTTGTCCAAGCAGACAGCTCGACGACGAGGAAGTACGGCGGGACCGGCCTCGGCCTTTCGATTTCCAAGCAACTCGTGGAATTGATGGGAGGACAAATCGGAGTCCGTAGCGTTGCAGGACAGGGAAGCACCTTCTGGTGCACCGCGCGCCTCTCGAAACAAGCCGGCTCTCCGCATGCTATTCTGCCGACCGGAGATCTTGCCGGAAAGCGAGTCTTGATCGTCGATGACAACGAATCGAATCGTTTGATTCTGCACCATTTGGTCTCAGGTTGGGGCATGATTGACGACCTTGCGGAAGACGCCGAAGCAGGCTTGCAACGGATCACGCAGTCAACGCAGCGAGGAGAGCCCTACGATCTCGCCATCTTGGATGTGGTCATGCCGGGAAAAGACGGGTTGCAGCTCGCGCGAGAACTGCAATATCACCCTGAAGGTTCAGGAATACGCCTTGTGGTCATGACCTCAATACTGCAACGGGGCCACGCAGAACAGGCTCGCCAGGCCGGTGCGATGGGCTACCTGCCGAAGCCGGTCCGCCATGACGAACTGCGCGACTGTCTAAAAACCGTGCTCGGCATACCCGAGAGCCAAGAACAGAGAGACACCCAGACCCTGGCAGTCGTCCCGCAACTCATTACGAGGCATACGGTCGCGGAAAATGTCCAGCATCGGCGTGTGCTGGTGGTGGAAGACAATCTCGTGAACCAGAAACTCGCGGTGCGCATGGTGGAGAAACTTGGATACCAGCCGGACGTCGTCGACAATGGCCAAGAGGCTTTGGTAGCGCTGGCAAAGGGAGACTATGCCGCCATCCTGATGGATTGTCAGATGCCGATTCTGGATGGATTTGAAACAACCCGAAGCATTCGAGAACGTGAACAGTCGGTCAAGGCTCCTCACACGCTCGATGAGGGCGTCGCTCGTTCAACCGCTACGCCGTATGCGATCCCGCATATTCCGATCATCGCGGTGACGGCAAATGCAATGCAAGGGGATCGCGAGCGCTGCTTGGCGGCCGGGATGGACGATTATCTCTCCAAACCGATCAAATTGAACGAACTGCGGGCTGCTCTTTCACGTTGGATCCCCACATCGTCCGATATGAGTGTCTGTCTATCGGAGGAGCCCCGTTCTCCCACGAACGACCCCGTACGAGGCATTTTTGATCCCGCGAAGATGTACCAGAATATCGGGCGCGACAACGAATTGTTCGCTCAACTCGTCTGCCTGTTTCTCGATCGCCACCAAACGATGCTGGCCGACATCAGAACGGCGCTGACCAATGCCGACTCGACCGCCGTTGAGCGGGCGGCGCATTCCTTCAAGGGAACAGCGGGAAATCTATGCGCCTCCGAGGTGGGACTCACCGCCGGCCGCCTCGAAGCAGTCGGGCGTCTGAATACACTTCATGATGCGCCACCAGTCTACGCGCAACTTGAGCTCGAAGTCGCTCGGCTCGTCCGTGTGCTTGAATCCTACCGGCAGGGATACCAGCCTCTCCCCCGAGCAGCCGCGTAA
- a CDS encoding DUF2130 domain-containing protein, with translation MSEPTIICPSCKTEIKLTESLAAPLIESTRRDYEKRLAQKDADVEKRDTVLREREEALSKAQQALDEQVAEKLKLERGKIAVEEGKKAKLALQNDLDQKAKEVAELNDILRQRDTKLAEAQKVQADLIRKQRELDDAKRELELTIETRVQEGLAVTREQAKKEAEESLKLKVMEAEQTIASMQKQIEDLKRKAEQGSQQLQGEVQELELEALLRAKFPRDTIEPVPKGEYGGDALQRVVGSSGQPCGTIIWESKRTKNWSDGWLAKLREDQRAAKAEIAVIVSHSLPKEVETFGVVENVWVTHPKTVLPLAYTLRHTLIEVASARQASEGQQTKTEMIYQYLTGPRFRHRVEAIVEAFSTMQEDLDKERKAIIKQWAKREEQIDRVMQATAGMYGDLQGIAGKTIQEIEGLELRALNPPASDPTSADN, from the coding sequence ATGAGCGAGCCAACCATCATCTGCCCCTCCTGTAAAACGGAAATCAAGCTGACTGAGTCCCTTGCTGCTCCGCTGATCGAATCCACACGCCGCGATTACGAAAAGCGCCTTGCTCAGAAGGATGCCGATGTGGAAAAACGCGATACCGTCCTACGGGAGCGGGAAGAAGCCCTATCCAAGGCGCAGCAGGCACTCGATGAACAGGTGGCTGAGAAACTCAAGCTTGAGCGAGGCAAGATTGCGGTTGAAGAAGGGAAGAAGGCCAAGCTCGCTTTACAAAACGACCTCGACCAGAAGGCCAAAGAAGTTGCTGAGCTGAATGACATTCTGAGGCAGCGCGACACGAAACTGGCTGAGGCGCAGAAGGTACAGGCCGACCTGATCAGGAAACAGCGAGAGCTGGACGATGCTAAACGTGAACTGGAACTGACAATCGAAACGCGAGTCCAGGAAGGACTCGCCGTGACGAGAGAGCAGGCCAAGAAAGAAGCGGAGGAAAGTCTCAAGCTCAAGGTGATGGAGGCAGAGCAAACGATCGCTTCGATGCAAAAGCAGATTGAGGATCTCAAACGAAAGGCCGAACAGGGCTCGCAGCAGCTTCAGGGCGAGGTGCAGGAATTGGAGTTGGAAGCGTTGCTCCGGGCCAAGTTCCCTCGGGATACGATTGAGCCCGTACCCAAAGGTGAATACGGTGGGGACGCGCTTCAGCGTGTCGTGGGATCGAGCGGGCAGCCGTGCGGCACGATCATCTGGGAATCGAAACGGACCAAGAATTGGAGTGACGGCTGGCTTGCCAAGCTACGAGAAGATCAACGGGCTGCCAAAGCGGAGATCGCGGTCATCGTGAGTCACTCGCTTCCTAAAGAGGTAGAAACATTCGGAGTGGTCGAGAATGTATGGGTGACACATCCAAAGACCGTGCTTCCGCTGGCGTACACCCTCCGTCATACCCTGATCGAAGTCGCCTCAGCGCGCCAAGCATCGGAAGGGCAGCAGACCAAGACCGAGATGATCTATCAGTATCTAACGGGACCCCGTTTCCGGCATCGGGTTGAAGCGATCGTCGAAGCCTTCTCCACCATGCAGGAGGATCTCGATAAGGAGAGGAAGGCGATCATCAAACAATGGGCCAAACGAGAAGAGCAGATTGATCGCGTCATGCAGGCCACGGCCGGGATGTATGGAGACCTGCAGGGGATTGCGGGAAAGACGATTCAGGAAATAGAAGGGTTGGAATTACGCGCGCTGAATCCACCTGCTTCCGATCCGACCAGCGCAGATAATTGA
- a CDS encoding flagellar assembly protein FliW: MKCTSTRFGSFEVPDESVIRFPSGLLGFPDQQRYVMLDHDTEAPFRWLQSVEEPGLAFVILDPTTFYSDYHVDVPVDALAEIKGEEGEDLALVVVLTIPSDDPGRITANLRGPLVMSQKTKLGKQLVLSEEYPTRHPLFPISERPTPETTQAGVAAECRV, encoded by the coding sequence GTGAAGTGCACATCGACCCGCTTTGGATCGTTCGAGGTTCCTGACGAAAGCGTCATACGCTTTCCTTCCGGGCTCCTTGGTTTCCCTGACCAACAACGGTACGTGATGTTGGATCATGATACCGAAGCCCCGTTCCGGTGGCTTCAGTCGGTTGAAGAACCGGGGCTGGCTTTTGTTATCCTGGATCCAACCACGTTCTATTCCGACTATCACGTGGATGTTCCTGTCGATGCCTTGGCCGAAATCAAAGGTGAAGAAGGCGAGGACCTTGCGCTGGTTGTAGTCCTAACGATTCCGTCGGACGATCCGGGTCGGATCACGGCCAATCTGCGAGGCCCGCTCGTCATGAGCCAGAAGACCAAACTCGGGAAGCAGCTGGTTCTTTCAGAGGAATATCCCACCAGACACCCGTTGTTTCCGATCTCCGAGCGTCCGACACCGGAAACGACGCAGGCCGGCGTTGCCGCCGAATGTCGGGTCTAG
- the csrA gene encoding carbon storage regulator CsrA, giving the protein MLVLTRRCGESVTIGPDIRVVVLGLKSGQVRLGIEAPREVAVHREEVYARIQDENRLAAKTQAVPLDAFRRLIPAKRRIAS; this is encoded by the coding sequence ATGCTGGTACTCACACGACGGTGTGGAGAAAGTGTCACGATCGGTCCCGATATCCGCGTGGTCGTGCTTGGTTTGAAAAGCGGACAAGTCCGTCTCGGCATCGAAGCGCCGCGGGAGGTTGCGGTTCATCGGGAAGAAGTCTATGCAAGGATTCAAGACGAAAATCGATTGGCGGCAAAGACTCAAGCCGTGCCGCTCGACGCGTTTCGCCGATTGATTCCTGCAAAACGCCGAATCGCCTCGTGA
- the flgK gene encoding flagellar hook-associated protein FlgK: MIGLSSLFDIARSALTTSQQALAVTGHNVANVNTPGYSRQEAVLTERPPLDGQPGMAGTGVMATSIRRYTDQFINRQLTTSQQDLGRLTSSKDELFRLQNLFGDSNNQGIAARMNDFFSGLQDVSTNPGELAARSVVLANAKQLASSINQVSTDLVTSRQSLNFQVKQTVGEVNSLSKQIAELNSQIVRAEVSGQNANDLRDQRELALNELATRIDITTVESGTGALTVFAARGQVLVENGSIRELTAVEDPDNDGLFSVGYSTGGTRPLSIDALISNGRLRSLLDVRDTTVRGLETSFDRMAATLANAVNVIHRQGYGLDGSTGQDFFGPATVTSRAMTANQGAAAINGGAVTANELLTFHDYEIRFSSATAYSIVDATTGATIRGNHTGTAITAPSANSPLSIVTGTNDTLAVSVDGVASGTITLAGAASPGLSYTSGAALAQEVQSKINGDATLQAAGKTVAVTYDTTTNRLVITSNSTTASSAVNVTGGTARTSLGLIAGTSTAASGTYASPTTLTFDGLSVTLTGAAAAGDVFEVDSYNHAARDLTVALTNPSSVAASSTRTGIPGNNTNLLSLVALQQRRFASLDDGTLNDAYRTVAAELGVAAQTADRDLQAKEILKDQIETLRAQVSGVSLDEELVNLIKFQRGFEAASRLVRLTDEMFQTLLAIKP, from the coding sequence ATGATCGGCCTATCGTCGCTCTTCGACATCGCGCGAAGCGCACTGACCACCTCGCAACAAGCCCTCGCCGTCACCGGACATAACGTCGCCAACGTGAATACTCCGGGATATTCCCGACAGGAAGCGGTGCTCACCGAGCGGCCTCCGCTGGACGGACAGCCCGGCATGGCGGGGACCGGCGTGATGGCCACGTCCATCAGGCGGTACACGGATCAATTCATCAACCGGCAACTCACCACCTCCCAGCAGGATCTTGGACGCCTGACCTCGTCGAAAGACGAGTTGTTCCGCCTGCAGAACTTGTTCGGAGACAGCAACAATCAAGGTATCGCCGCGCGAATGAATGATTTTTTCAGCGGCCTGCAAGATGTGTCTACCAATCCGGGTGAGCTGGCGGCCCGCTCTGTCGTATTGGCGAACGCGAAACAGTTGGCGTCGAGTATCAATCAGGTCTCCACCGACCTGGTCACGTCGCGACAATCACTGAATTTCCAAGTCAAGCAGACGGTCGGAGAGGTCAACAGCCTGTCGAAGCAAATCGCCGAGCTGAACAGTCAGATCGTCAGGGCAGAGGTGTCGGGTCAGAATGCCAACGATCTACGGGATCAGCGTGAATTAGCGTTGAACGAGCTGGCGACGCGCATCGATATTACAACCGTGGAGTCAGGAACCGGGGCGCTGACGGTCTTCGCTGCGCGGGGACAGGTTTTGGTGGAGAACGGCTCGATTCGGGAATTGACGGCTGTCGAGGATCCAGACAACGACGGGCTGTTCTCGGTCGGCTATTCCACCGGCGGCACACGCCCCTTGAGCATCGACGCACTGATTTCGAACGGCCGCCTGCGTAGCCTGTTGGATGTTCGCGACACCACGGTTCGAGGCTTGGAAACCTCGTTCGACCGGATGGCAGCGACGTTGGCGAACGCCGTGAACGTCATCCATCGACAAGGGTATGGACTCGACGGATCGACGGGACAAGATTTTTTCGGTCCCGCGACGGTGACCTCGCGGGCTATGACGGCCAATCAGGGAGCCGCGGCGATCAACGGCGGTGCAGTCACCGCAAACGAGCTACTGACGTTTCATGACTACGAGATCCGCTTCTCCTCGGCGACCGCCTATTCCATCGTGGATGCCACCACCGGGGCCACGATTCGCGGCAACCATACCGGCACGGCGATCACGGCGCCTTCTGCGAACAGTCCGCTGTCCATCGTGACCGGGACGAACGATACACTCGCGGTGTCTGTTGATGGTGTGGCATCCGGGACGATCACGTTGGCAGGCGCCGCGAGTCCGGGTCTATCGTATACCTCCGGTGCGGCCCTCGCGCAGGAAGTTCAGAGCAAGATCAATGGAGATGCCACGCTGCAGGCAGCCGGGAAAACCGTAGCGGTCACCTATGACACCACCACCAATCGCCTGGTCATCACGTCGAACAGTACGACAGCCTCGTCGGCCGTCAACGTGACCGGCGGCACGGCTCGAACCTCGCTTGGGTTGATTGCCGGCACCAGTACGGCCGCCTCGGGCACATACGCGAGCCCGACGACCCTTACGTTCGATGGTCTGAGTGTGACGTTGACCGGCGCGGCGGCGGCCGGAGACGTCTTCGAAGTCGATTCGTACAATCACGCGGCGCGTGATCTGACGGTTGCGCTCACGAATCCCTCGTCCGTCGCGGCTTCATCCACGCGAACCGGAATTCCAGGAAACAATACCAATCTCCTTTCGCTGGTCGCCCTTCAGCAGCGACGATTCGCGAGTCTGGATGACGGCACGTTGAACGACGCCTATCGGACCGTCGCGGCGGAGCTGGGTGTTGCCGCGCAGACGGCCGACCGTGACCTGCAAGCGAAAGAGATTCTGAAGGATCAGATTGAGACCTTGCGGGCGCAGGTATCCGGCGTGTCCCTCGACGAAGAATTGGTGAACCTCATCAAGTTCCAACGAGGATTCGAAGCCGCGTCGCGCCTTGTGCGTCTCACCGATGAGATGTTCCAAACGCTGTTGGCGATCAAACCCTAG
- the flgN gene encoding flagellar export chaperone FlgN: MPASTFSPAITQLCRLLDQEKATCLQLLETIHTERAAIRTMAITEFHPINCRRLAILESLQSLADERQQLVRELSLHHGLPEGVSIQDLIDQVRSAASDDLREGYRSYMTVAKTVRDEIKQNVVLIEGIRGVVDQALSAGTPVLPGRELYTADGQSFVASHVNVLIHQQG, encoded by the coding sequence ATGCCCGCGTCTACGTTCTCGCCGGCGATCACCCAGCTCTGCCGCTTGTTGGACCAGGAAAAAGCGACCTGCCTGCAGCTGCTTGAGACGATTCACACAGAACGAGCCGCCATCCGGACGATGGCCATCACCGAATTTCACCCCATCAATTGCCGCCGGCTGGCGATTCTGGAGTCGCTGCAGTCTCTTGCCGACGAACGGCAGCAACTTGTTCGAGAACTGTCGTTACATCACGGTTTGCCGGAGGGGGTATCGATCCAGGACCTTATCGACCAGGTACGAAGCGCCGCGTCGGACGACTTGCGGGAGGGCTACCGAAGCTACATGACGGTAGCCAAAACCGTCCGTGACGAAATCAAACAGAATGTCGTGCTCATCGAAGGCATTCGCGGTGTGGTCGATCAAGCTCTTTCGGCCGGCACACCCGTCTTGCCGGGTCGGGAGCTGTATACCGCCGACGGGCAATCGTTCGTCGCGTCTCACGTCAACGTACTCATTCATCAGCAAGGCTAA
- the flgM gene encoding flagellar biosynthesis anti-sigma factor FlgM, with protein sequence MQISDHGKVDHLAKLLLGVHEADKSGARQTAVPTQAGKDQVQISAQAKELQRIRELANQPDPGRTEHVERIKRSLDSGTYDVSGRAVGDALIKQVLTDAVL encoded by the coding sequence ATGCAGATATCAGATCATGGCAAAGTCGATCATCTTGCAAAGCTATTGCTTGGGGTTCATGAGGCGGACAAATCTGGTGCTCGACAAACGGCTGTCCCGACCCAAGCGGGTAAGGATCAAGTTCAGATTTCCGCACAGGCAAAGGAGCTTCAACGGATTCGAGAACTGGCCAATCAACCTGACCCTGGGCGGACGGAACATGTGGAGCGAATCAAACGCTCTCTTGATAGCGGCACGTATGATGTCTCCGGACGTGCGGTTGGAGACGCGCTCATCAAGCAGGTGCTGACCGACGCCGTGCTCTAG
- a CDS encoding rod-binding protein, which translates to MQNPAEARRQLVKAGQQFEAYFISYLLKVMRETVPEGTISNKQGAYFHSFYDEEIGKRAAEAGGIGIAKMVQEYTDKYFSSAPMGHSSFSG; encoded by the coding sequence GTGCAAAACCCCGCTGAAGCACGCCGGCAGCTGGTCAAAGCCGGACAGCAGTTTGAGGCCTATTTTATCTCGTACTTACTGAAGGTGATGCGGGAAACGGTTCCTGAGGGGACCATTTCGAATAAGCAAGGGGCCTACTTCCACTCATTTTATGATGAAGAGATCGGGAAACGGGCGGCAGAAGCCGGAGGGATCGGCATTGCCAAGATGGTCCAGGAATATACGGATAAGTATTTCTCATCAGCTCCAATGGGGCACTCAAGTTTTTCTGGGTAG
- a CDS encoding flagellar basal body P-ring protein FlgI, whose product MRSRTHSLLCLLVLTGYLFSPSNADAVRIKDIGAIEGVRENQLIGYGLVVGLDSTGDRVIGGQFTIQAMMSMLNKMGVNLVIDPIQLLTRNIASVMVTAKLPPFSKPGMTLDAVVSSMANAKSLQGGTLLLTPLKAANQQVFAVAQGPVSIGGFLGGTGGAGGATVTKNHQAAGVVPGGAIIEKELPVNIDSWETVSVLLRQPDFTTAIRTSEAIESAFGKGSASAVNAGYVKATIPTEFHGRVVEYIASIEGLDVAVDAVAKVVVNERTGTVVLGEHVRISTCAISHGNLTISVKNTLNVSQPPAPLIGSTAGQTTVTPDVQTEIKEQESRLMVVDETVTLGEVVRALNSVGVTPRDLVAILSALRSAGALQANLEII is encoded by the coding sequence ATGCGCTCACGGACTCACTCGCTATTATGTTTACTGGTCCTGACAGGCTATCTGTTCTCTCCTTCAAACGCCGATGCAGTGAGAATCAAGGATATCGGCGCGATCGAAGGCGTGCGCGAAAACCAGTTGATCGGCTATGGGCTGGTGGTCGGGCTGGATAGTACCGGCGATCGGGTCATCGGCGGACAGTTTACGATTCAGGCGATGATGTCCATGTTGAACAAGATGGGCGTCAATCTGGTCATCGACCCCATTCAGTTGCTCACCAGAAACATCGCCTCGGTCATGGTGACCGCCAAGCTTCCTCCGTTCTCCAAGCCGGGTATGACACTGGATGCCGTGGTGTCGTCGATGGCGAATGCCAAAAGTCTGCAAGGCGGCACGCTGTTGCTGACGCCGTTAAAAGCTGCAAACCAGCAAGTGTTTGCGGTGGCGCAGGGACCGGTTTCAATCGGCGGGTTTCTCGGAGGGACCGGCGGCGCAGGTGGAGCCACGGTCACGAAGAATCATCAAGCGGCCGGTGTGGTTCCCGGGGGAGCCATCATTGAGAAGGAGCTGCCCGTCAACATCGATTCGTGGGAGACAGTTTCCGTCCTGTTGCGGCAGCCCGACTTTACCACCGCCATCAGAACTTCCGAAGCTATCGAGAGCGCCTTCGGGAAAGGAAGCGCGTCAGCCGTCAATGCCGGATATGTCAAGGCGACGATTCCAACAGAGTTCCACGGTCGCGTCGTCGAATACATTGCCTCAATCGAGGGCCTGGATGTGGCCGTCGATGCCGTCGCGAAAGTCGTCGTCAACGAGCGGACCGGAACGGTCGTGTTGGGTGAGCATGTACGGATTTCAACGTGTGCGATCTCTCACGGCAATCTCACCATCTCGGTCAAGAACACCTTGAATGTCTCCCAGCCGCCGGCGCCGCTTATCGGTTCGACCGCGGGGCAAACGACCGTCACGCCGGATGTGCAGACTGAAATCAAGGAACAGGAGTCGCGTCTGATGGTTGTCGATGAAACAGTGACTTTGGGGGAGGTTGTCCGGGCCCTCAACTCTGTGGGGGTGACACCTCGCGATCTTGTGGCCATTCTATCGGCGCTTAGGTCGGCTGGTGCACTTCAAGCTAATCTTGAAATAATATAG
- a CDS encoding flagellar basal body L-ring protein FlgH: protein MSMDVISEKGIDVRPRLGTAVGCVCIVAALLLQGCSSPPSVSSKIALTPLPPPKTVGSLWQEENGRAYLYEDLRAMRMGDILTVKIVENHKGSKSADTAAQRESTIKNSLVGSAMGYIGIPGIRFSDETRRGMGIDASAANKFGGKGATSREGTLTGTISVIVTEVLPNGDLRIEGRREVSVNSEKQLMSIGGIVRRVDVDTKNTVLSSAIADARIEYSGLGVLDDVQRPGWFVRILDWVYPF from the coding sequence ATGTCGATGGATGTCATCAGCGAGAAAGGAATCGACGTTAGACCGCGCCTCGGAACGGCAGTCGGCTGCGTCTGTATAGTCGCCGCGCTTCTGCTGCAGGGATGTTCCAGTCCGCCCAGTGTCTCAAGCAAGATCGCCCTGACCCCATTGCCTCCACCGAAGACAGTGGGTTCGCTGTGGCAGGAGGAAAACGGGCGGGCCTATCTCTATGAGGATCTCCGCGCCATGCGTATGGGCGATATCCTTACCGTTAAAATTGTGGAAAACCACAAAGGATCCAAGTCCGCTGACACGGCGGCTCAACGTGAGTCGACAATTAAAAACAGTCTTGTCGGCAGCGCGATGGGGTACATCGGAATACCGGGAATCCGGTTCAGCGATGAAACACGTCGTGGAATGGGGATCGACGCCAGCGCCGCGAATAAATTCGGCGGAAAAGGCGCCACCAGCCGGGAAGGAACTCTGACCGGTACCATCTCCGTGATCGTCACCGAAGTGCTTCCGAACGGAGACCTTCGTATCGAAGGCCGCCGCGAGGTCAGCGTGAACAGTGAGAAACAGCTCATGAGCATCGGTGGGATTGTGCGTCGCGTGGACGTGGATACGAAAAATACCGTGCTGTCCTCCGCCATCGCCGATGCCAGAATCGAATATTCCGGTCTCGGCGTCCTGGACGATGTGCAGCGACCCGGATGGTTTGTTCGAATTCTTGATTGGGTCTATCCATTCTGA